A region from the Melioribacter roseus P3M-2 genome encodes:
- a CDS encoding glycosyltransferase family 2 protein: protein MINLSAIIIACNEKNNIGRCLQSLNDVIDDIVVLIDSKTTDGTEDIVKSFPNVNYETVEWRGYGPTKNYALTKTKHDWVLWIDADEELTPELKEELRNFKKSKPRHNAYYIKRRAFFLGKWIKHCGWYPGYVLRLFNKNRARFDSKNVHEGLQVEGKKGYLKNDLNHYTDPDVKHYFEKFNNYTTLAAGELHSKGKRAGMRDLLLRPPFLFLKMYILRLGFMDGLHGLILSVFSSLYVFTKYVKLWEMDRK from the coding sequence ATGATTAATCTTTCGGCTATTATAATAGCGTGCAACGAAAAAAATAATATCGGCAGGTGTCTGCAAAGTCTGAACGATGTAATCGACGACATTGTGGTTCTGATCGATTCGAAAACTACTGACGGCACGGAAGACATAGTTAAATCTTTTCCGAATGTGAATTATGAAACGGTCGAATGGCGGGGATACGGACCGACTAAAAATTACGCTTTGACAAAAACAAAACACGATTGGGTTTTGTGGATCGACGCCGACGAAGAACTGACCCCAGAATTGAAAGAGGAATTAAGAAACTTCAAAAAGAGTAAACCGCGGCACAATGCATATTACATAAAGCGCAGAGCTTTCTTCCTGGGAAAGTGGATTAAACATTGCGGGTGGTATCCCGGTTACGTCCTACGGCTTTTTAATAAAAACAGAGCTCGTTTCGACTCGAAGAATGTTCACGAAGGTTTACAGGTCGAAGGGAAAAAAGGTTATCTTAAAAATGATTTGAATCACTATACCGATCCGGACGTTAAACATTATTTTGAAAAGTTCAACAACTATACTACTCTGGCTGCCGGAGAATTACATTCCAAAGGTAAAAGAGCGGGCATGAGGGATTTATTGTTGCGTCCGCCGTTTCTGTTTCTAAAAATGTATATATTACGTCTCGGTTTTATGGACGGCCTGCACGGTTTAATACTGTCTGTTTTTTCGTCGCTCTATGTATTTACCAAATACGTTAAATTATGGGAAATGGATAGAAAATGA